A region from the Leptolyngbya subtilissima AS-A7 genome encodes:
- a CDS encoding acetylornithine/succinylornithine family transaminase: MSLKTLVENSLKSLNIATNGSTAFSPDQFDADVMTTYGRFPIALTKGRGSFVWDDQGRRYLDFVAGIATCTLGHAHPAMVEAVTRQIQTLHHVSNLYYIPEQGELAHWLVEHSCCDRVFFCNSGAEANEGAIKLARKYAHTQRGINNPLIITAQASFHGRTLATITATGQPKYQKNFDPLMPGFAYVPYNDIAALEALVAELDAETPQVAAIMLEALQGEGGVCPGDTAYFQRIRQLCDEKGILLILDEVQVGVGRTGTLWGFENLGIEPDIFTSAKGLGGGIPIGALLCKASCAVFEPGDHASTFGGNPFACKVGLTVCETLESENLLSNVKLRGEQLRFGLQRLVQQYPALLEQVRGWGLINGLVLQPNSTIKSVDIVKAAMDEGLLLVPAGPQVVRFVPPLNVSADEVQQALMAVEKAVAMLVKREHA; this comes from the coding sequence GTGAGCCTAAAAACCCTCGTCGAAAATTCCCTCAAGTCGCTCAATATTGCGACCAACGGCAGCACCGCCTTCTCGCCGGACCAGTTTGATGCCGACGTGATGACCACCTACGGGCGCTTCCCCATCGCGCTAACCAAGGGCCGAGGCAGCTTTGTTTGGGATGATCAGGGCCGTCGCTACCTCGATTTTGTGGCCGGCATCGCCACCTGCACCCTGGGCCATGCCCACCCAGCTATGGTCGAGGCCGTGACTCGGCAGATTCAAACCCTGCACCATGTGTCGAACCTCTACTACATCCCTGAGCAGGGGGAGCTGGCCCACTGGTTGGTGGAGCATTCCTGCTGCGATCGCGTCTTTTTCTGCAACTCCGGCGCCGAGGCCAACGAGGGGGCGATCAAGCTGGCCCGCAAGTACGCCCACACCCAGCGGGGCATCAATAATCCGCTGATTATTACCGCCCAGGCCAGCTTCCACGGGCGCACCCTGGCCACCATCACCGCCACCGGCCAGCCCAAGTACCAAAAGAACTTTGACCCGCTCATGCCGGGGTTCGCCTACGTCCCCTATAACGACATCGCGGCCCTAGAGGCGCTAGTTGCTGAGTTGGATGCTGAGACGCCCCAAGTCGCCGCCATTATGCTAGAGGCCCTACAAGGTGAAGGGGGCGTCTGCCCTGGTGATACTGCCTACTTCCAGCGCATCCGCCAGCTCTGCGACGAGAAAGGCATTCTGCTGATTCTCGACGAAGTGCAGGTGGGCGTCGGTCGCACCGGCACTCTCTGGGGGTTTGAGAATCTGGGCATTGAACCCGATATCTTCACCTCAGCCAAGGGATTAGGGGGCGGCATTCCTATTGGGGCGCTGCTGTGCAAAGCCTCCTGCGCGGTGTTTGAACCCGGCGACCACGCCAGCACCTTTGGCGGCAACCCCTTCGCCTGTAAGGTGGGCCTCACGGTGTGCGAAACTTTGGAGTCTGAGAACCTGCTGAGCAATGTGAAACTGCGCGGTGAGCAGCTGCGGTTTGGCCTGCAACGCCTGGTGCAGCAGTACCCAGCCCTGCTAGAGCAGGTGCGCGGCTGGGGGCTGATCAATGGCCTAGTACTTCAGCCCAACTCCACCATTAAGTCAGTGGATATAGTCAAAGCGGCGATGGATGAAGGTTTGCTGCTGGTGCCCGCTGGACCGCAGGTGGTGCGCTTTGTGCCACCGCTGAACGTCAGTGCTGACGAGGTGCAGCAGGCGCTCATGGCGGTGGAGAAAGCTGTGGCCATGCTGGTTAAGCGGGAGCATGCTTAG
- a CDS encoding alpha/beta hydrolase-fold protein, whose amino-acid sequence MNSTQQETGFLLSRPSPPTEAGAARGLHPLELESQRDGFIYVPKGYQPDTPVPLVLMLHGAGGDAEGALRILAGLADTYGLIPLAVESRGRTWDDILGDYGPDIAVMDRALAQTFRRYAIDPSRVAIAGFSDGASYALSVGITNGDLFTHVIAFSPGFMAPAAQRGEPHIFISHGTQDPVLPIDSCSRRIVPQLQQAHYDTRYREFNGGHTVPADISREAMTWLTAQS is encoded by the coding sequence GTGAACAGCACACAACAGGAAACAGGTTTTCTTCTTTCTCGCCCCAGTCCGCCCACTGAAGCAGGGGCTGCTAGAGGCTTACATCCCCTAGAGTTGGAAAGCCAGCGAGATGGGTTTATCTATGTGCCCAAAGGCTATCAGCCCGATACCCCAGTGCCTTTGGTGCTGATGCTCCACGGTGCAGGCGGCGATGCGGAAGGGGCACTCAGAATTTTGGCAGGGCTAGCCGACACCTATGGGCTGATACCGCTGGCTGTGGAGTCACGGGGGCGCACCTGGGATGACATTCTCGGCGACTATGGCCCCGATATTGCTGTGATGGATCGGGCGCTGGCCCAGACCTTTAGGCGCTACGCAATAGACCCGAGCCGAGTTGCGATCGCAGGTTTTTCCGATGGGGCTTCCTATGCACTCTCGGTGGGCATTACCAACGGGGATTTATTTACCCATGTAATAGCTTTTTCCCCTGGTTTTATGGCTCCCGCAGCCCAGCGAGGAGAACCCCATATCTTCATCTCCCACGGTACCCAAGACCCGGTGCTACCGATCGACAGTTGCAGCCGTAGAATCGTCCCACAATTGCAGCAGGCGCACTACGACACCCGCTATCGAGAATTTAATGGCGGGCACACAGTTCCTGCTGATATTTCCCGTGAAGCGATGACTTGGTTGACTGCCCAGTCCTAA
- the glnA gene encoding type I glutamate--ammonia ligase encodes MATPADILKWIEDDGIELIDLKFIDMPGIWQHLTLHKSQIDESSFTDGVAFDGSSIRGWKAINESDMMMVPDPNTAWIDPFMAEPTLSMICTIKEPRTGELYARCPRAIATKAIEYLKSTGLGDTAFFGPEAEFFIFDDVRFDQNEHSAYYYVDSVEGRWNTGREEVGGNLGYKPRYKEGYFPVAPTDTSQDMRSEMLLTMAKLGVPIEKHHHEVATGGQCELGIRFGRLIEAADWLMIYKYCIKNVAKKWGKTVTFMPKPLFNDNGSGMHTHQSIWNNGEPLFAGDRYAGLSQMALWYIGGILKHAPALLALTNPTTNSYKRLVPGFEAPVNLAYSQGNRSASVRIPLSGDNPKAKRLEFRCPDATSNPYLAFAAMLCAGIDGIKNQIDPGDPLDVDIYDLSPEELAKIPSTPGSLLDALKALEADHSFLTSTGVFTEDFISNWIEYKLDNEVNPMRLRPHPYELALYYDC; translated from the coding sequence ATGGCAACCCCAGCAGACATCCTGAAATGGATTGAGGATGACGGCATTGAGTTAATTGATCTGAAATTTATTGACATGCCGGGTATCTGGCAGCACCTCACTCTGCACAAGAGCCAGATTGACGAGAGCAGTTTTACCGATGGGGTAGCTTTTGACGGCTCCAGCATTCGGGGTTGGAAGGCCATCAACGAATCAGACATGATGATGGTGCCCGATCCCAACACCGCCTGGATCGACCCCTTCATGGCGGAGCCGACCCTGAGCATGATCTGCACCATTAAGGAGCCCCGCACCGGAGAACTCTATGCTCGCTGCCCTCGGGCGATCGCAACCAAGGCGATCGAGTACCTCAAGTCCACCGGTCTGGGCGACACCGCCTTCTTTGGCCCCGAAGCTGAGTTCTTCATCTTTGATGACGTGCGCTTCGACCAAAACGAGCACTCGGCCTACTACTACGTCGATAGCGTCGAGGGCCGCTGGAATACTGGCCGTGAAGAAGTAGGCGGCAACCTGGGCTACAAACCCCGCTACAAGGAGGGCTACTTCCCCGTCGCCCCCACCGACACCTCCCAAGACATGCGCAGCGAAATGCTGCTGACCATGGCCAAGCTGGGCGTGCCGATCGAGAAGCACCACCACGAAGTGGCTACCGGTGGTCAGTGCGAGCTGGGCATTCGCTTTGGTCGGCTGATCGAGGCCGCTGACTGGCTGATGATCTACAAGTACTGCATTAAGAACGTCGCCAAGAAGTGGGGCAAGACCGTCACCTTCATGCCCAAGCCTCTGTTTAACGACAACGGCTCTGGCATGCACACCCACCAGTCAATCTGGAACAACGGTGAGCCTCTGTTTGCGGGCGATCGCTATGCCGGCTTGAGCCAGATGGCTCTGTGGTACATCGGCGGCATTCTCAAGCACGCCCCCGCCCTGTTGGCGCTAACCAACCCCACCACCAACTCCTACAAGCGTCTGGTGCCCGGCTTTGAAGCGCCGGTGAACTTGGCCTACTCCCAGGGCAACCGCTCGGCCTCCGTGCGCATTCCCCTCTCGGGCGACAACCCCAAGGCCAAGCGCCTTGAGTTCCGCTGCCCCGACGCCACCTCGAACCCCTACCTGGCGTTTGCAGCCATGCTCTGCGCTGGTATCGACGGCATCAAAAACCAAATCGATCCCGGCGACCCGCTGGATGTGGATATCTACGACCTCAGTCCCGAGGAGCTAGCGAAGATTCCGTCTACCCCCGGCTCGCTGCTGGATGCCCTCAAGGCCCTCGAAGCTGACCACAGCTTCTTGACCAGCACTGGCGTCTTCACCGAAGATTTCATCAGCAACTGGATCGAGTACAAGCTCGACAACGAAGTTAACCCCATGCGCCTGCGGCCCCACCCCTACGAACTGGCTCTCTACTACGATTGCTAG
- the apcB gene encoding allophycocyanin subunit beta — translation MRDAVTTLIKNYDNTGRYLDSSALDSIKSYFDSGLDRIKAAAIISANAAGIVKEAGVTLFAQVPELIRPGGNAYTTRRYAACLRDMDYYLRYSSYALVAGNPDVLDERVLTGLRETYNSLGVPIAPTVIGIQLMKDLVKAKVQEAGVADPSVVDYPFDYITRSISETSI, via the coding sequence ATGCGGGACGCTGTCACCACGCTAATCAAGAATTACGACAACACTGGACGCTATCTCGATAGCAGCGCCCTCGACTCTATTAAGTCCTACTTTGACAGCGGTCTCGATCGCATCAAGGCGGCGGCAATCATCAGCGCTAACGCCGCTGGCATTGTCAAAGAAGCAGGGGTTACCCTGTTTGCGCAAGTCCCTGAGCTGATTCGCCCCGGCGGCAATGCCTACACCACCCGCCGCTACGCTGCCTGCCTGCGCGATATGGACTACTACCTGCGCTATAGCAGCTATGCCCTAGTAGCTGGCAACCCCGACGTGCTCGACGAACGTGTGCTGACCGGGCTGCGCGAAACCTACAACTCCCTGGGCGTGCCCATTGCCCCTACGGTGATCGGCATTCAGCTGATGAAGGACCTCGTGAAGGCCAAGGTGCAAGAAGCGGGCGTAGCCGATCCCTCCGTGGTCGACTATCCCTTCGACTACATCACCCGTTCGATCAGCGAGACCAGCATCTAA
- a CDS encoding FGGY-family carbohydrate kinase, translating into MTPLPLALGIDFGTSGVRAAVVNPQRHLCWQYRQSYPDLPAPECWRQGLFALLEALPRAIAPQIGRVAIDGTSATVLLCDQAGESLTTPLLYNHPCRESLATVKALASAQSPAASATSSLAKLVWWHQTLPSSIWNQATYLLHQADWLSAQLHGQWGLSDYHNSLKLGYDVGDLSYPAWMQGQPWSRVLPRVLAPGELVGCVTETVAQRFGLSPQCQVFAGTTDSIAAFLASGAIAPGDGVTSLGSTLAIKLLSDQRVDIGDYGIYSHRLGSHWLVGGASNSGGAVLEKFFDREALATLSQRIDPAVPTELDYYPLVQPGERFPINDPTLAPRLSPRPEDDTAFLHGLLMGIARIEQRGYELLTQHGASPLRQIFTAGGGAANETWRQLRATLLPVPIKNAAPVEAAVGSAYLALGWLKDTIE; encoded by the coding sequence GTGACGCCCCTTCCCCTGGCTCTGGGTATAGACTTTGGCACCTCTGGGGTGCGTGCCGCTGTGGTCAATCCACAGCGGCATTTGTGCTGGCAATATCGCCAGAGCTACCCCGACTTGCCGGCTCCAGAGTGCTGGCGGCAGGGGCTCTTTGCCCTGCTAGAGGCGCTGCCGAGGGCGATCGCTCCCCAGATCGGCCGAGTGGCGATCGATGGCACCTCGGCCACCGTGCTGCTGTGCGATCAAGCGGGGGAATCGCTTACTACCCCACTGCTCTACAACCATCCCTGTAGAGAATCTTTGGCAACCGTCAAAGCCTTGGCCTCTGCTCAGAGCCCCGCTGCCAGCGCCACGTCGAGCCTGGCCAAGCTGGTGTGGTGGCATCAGACGTTGCCTTCCTCAATCTGGAATCAAGCGACGTATTTACTGCACCAGGCCGACTGGCTTAGCGCTCAGCTCCACGGTCAATGGGGGCTGAGCGACTACCACAACAGCCTCAAGCTGGGCTACGACGTGGGCGATCTCAGCTATCCCGCCTGGATGCAAGGGCAGCCGTGGAGTCGGGTGCTGCCTCGCGTGCTGGCACCGGGAGAATTAGTGGGGTGCGTGACGGAAACCGTCGCCCAGCGGTTTGGCCTATCGCCCCAGTGTCAAGTATTCGCAGGCACCACCGACAGCATTGCGGCTTTCTTGGCCAGCGGCGCGATCGCCCCAGGCGATGGGGTCACATCCCTGGGCTCAACCTTGGCCATCAAGCTGCTCAGCGACCAGCGCGTCGATATAGGCGACTATGGCATCTACAGCCACCGGCTAGGAAGCCACTGGCTAGTAGGCGGTGCCTCTAACAGCGGCGGTGCCGTGCTTGAAAAATTTTTTGACCGAGAGGCTTTAGCCACCCTGAGTCAGCGCATCGATCCAGCCGTGCCCACGGAGCTAGACTACTACCCCTTGGTGCAGCCAGGGGAGCGCTTTCCCATCAATGACCCCACCCTGGCTCCGCGTCTCTCGCCGCGCCCTGAGGATGACACCGCGTTTTTGCACGGCCTGCTAATGGGCATTGCCCGCATCGAGCAGCGCGGGTACGAGTTGCTCACCCAGCATGGGGCATCGCCCCTACGGCAAATTTTCACGGCTGGGGGCGGTGCCGCCAATGAGACCTGGCGTCAGCTGCGAGCTACCCTGCTGCCAGTGCCCATCAAAAACGCCGCCCCGGTGGAGGCGGCGGTCGGTAGTGCTTATTTGGCGCTGGGGTGGCTAAAGGATACGATTGAGTGA
- the petG gene encoding cytochrome b6-f complex subunit V — translation MVEPLLSGIVLGFIPVTLAGLFVAAYLQYRRDNKLNS, via the coding sequence GTGGTTGAGCCTTTGCTAAGTGGCATTGTTCTAGGGTTTATTCCTGTCACCCTGGCCGGGCTTTTCGTTGCGGCTTACCTGCAATATCGCCGGGACAATAAGCTTAATTCGTAG
- a CDS encoding cobyrinate a,c-diamide synthase, whose translation MSTAASPGGLVIAGERSGVGKTTVTLALLAALAQKSPRVQSFKVGPDYIDPMFHQQATGRPCYNLDPILTSETYVQQCFAHRCQGADFALVEGVMGLFDGASGLSDVASTAHIARLLNLPVLLVVDCSRLSRSVLAIIHGYRTLDPQVKLAGVVLNRVGSDRHLELLTDALASIDLPILGVLRRQTAIALPDRHLGLVPTAELPQLPDILTRLAHLGHTSFDWPALTPLLVSNPTPYPPTLPPSHSPTLSLSHSPTPRIAIAQDPAFSFYYPDNLDILTALGAEIIPWSPLRDAQPPADADGLYFGGGFPEIFGAELAANQGLRSMLNALICRGLPIYAECGGLMYLATTLVDLNDNAWPMVGVLPTSVRMTGRLTLGYRHALAEQDSLLLQSGQTIWGHEFHRSEAETPSPSPLYQLKRYGATQRHAAEGWGSHRIHASYLHLHWGGCPEVAQALVAACLHYRQGQA comes from the coding sequence TTGAGTACAGCGGCTAGCCCCGGCGGCCTAGTGATCGCAGGCGAGCGCAGCGGTGTAGGTAAAACCACCGTCACCCTGGCGCTATTGGCGGCCCTAGCGCAAAAATCGCCCCGGGTGCAGTCGTTTAAGGTGGGGCCAGACTACATTGACCCGATGTTCCACCAGCAGGCCACTGGGCGACCCTGCTACAACCTCGACCCCATTTTGACTTCAGAAACCTACGTGCAGCAGTGCTTTGCCCACCGCTGCCAAGGGGCCGACTTTGCTTTGGTCGAAGGGGTCATGGGTCTCTTTGACGGCGCGTCTGGGCTCTCAGATGTCGCCAGCACTGCCCATATCGCCCGGCTGCTGAACCTGCCCGTGTTGCTAGTGGTCGATTGCAGCCGCCTGTCGCGATCGGTGCTGGCGATTATTCACGGCTACCGTACGCTGGATCCTCAGGTGAAACTAGCTGGGGTGGTGCTGAATCGAGTCGGCAGCGATCGCCACCTCGAACTCCTCACCGATGCCCTAGCCAGCATCGATCTGCCGATTCTTGGCGTATTGCGCCGGCAAACGGCGATCGCCCTTCCCGATCGCCATCTAGGCCTAGTCCCCACCGCCGAACTCCCCCAACTTCCCGACATCCTCACCCGCCTCGCCCACCTCGGCCACACCTCCTTCGACTGGCCCGCCCTCACCCCCCTTCTTGTTTCCAACCCCACTCCCTACCCTCCCACTCTCCCACCCTCCCACTCTCCCACCCTCTCACTCTCCCACTCCCCCACTCCCCGCATCGCGATCGCCCAAGACCCCGCCTTCAGCTTCTACTACCCCGACAACCTCGACATTCTCACCGCCCTGGGGGCCGAGATTATTCCCTGGAGCCCGCTGCGGGACGCCCAGCCTCCTGCCGATGCCGATGGCTTGTACTTCGGCGGCGGCTTTCCCGAAATATTTGGGGCGGAACTAGCCGCTAACCAGGGCTTGCGCTCAATGCTCAACGCCCTCATTTGTCGAGGCTTACCTATCTACGCTGAGTGCGGCGGGTTGATGTATTTAGCCACTACCCTGGTCGATCTAAACGACAACGCCTGGCCTATGGTCGGAGTGCTGCCCACCAGCGTGCGCATGACCGGACGACTCACCCTGGGCTACCGTCACGCCTTGGCAGAACAAGACAGCTTACTCTTGCAGAGCGGTCAAACTATATGGGGGCACGAGTTTCACCGCTCCGAGGCAGAAACACCATCTCCCTCGCCGCTGTATCAACTCAAGCGCTACGGAGCAACGCAGCGCCATGCCGCTGAGGGCTGGGGATCGCATCGTATTCATGCCTCATACCTGCACCTGCACTGGGGCGGCTGTCCAGAGGTCGCGCAAGCTCTGGTTGCGGCCTGCCTACACTATCGCCAAGGCCAAGCTTGA
- the cysS gene encoding cysteine--tRNA ligase, whose translation MSIVLYNTLTRKKEPFETLEPGRVKIYCCGVTVYDYSHLGHARCYVAWDTVRRYLLWRGYAVHYVQNFTDIDDKILNRAKSEESSMQTVAERYTQAYLEDIARLNVVEADEYTYATQTLDGIQRLIGELEQKGFAYPANGDVYYSVRKFEGYGKLSGRNLDDMQAGASGRVTGEDVIKQDPFDFALWKGAKEGEPFWESPWGPGRPGWHIECSAMIRDRLGDTIDIHVGGSDLVFPHHENEIAQSEAATGHPLSRYWMHNGMVNVGGEKMSKSLGNFTTIRDLLDAPNAPDPMAVRLFLLQGSYRKPVDFTDEAIAAAQTSWGTLVDGLLFGYQYGAKLGWVDVEDSAFGDPAAMRIDRESDPVQTFQAAMDDDFNTAGGLAVLFDLAKDLRRAGNLITHTGEADTPSDVLRQQWQTLVCLAQVLGLEARPEVEVSTEGGLSDTEVEALLTQRREARAAKDFAEGDRIRDLLQAEGITLIDKPGGVTEWHR comes from the coding sequence ATGAGCATTGTCCTTTACAACACTCTGACCCGTAAGAAGGAACCCTTTGAAACCCTAGAGCCGGGCCGGGTGAAAATTTACTGCTGCGGCGTCACGGTATATGACTATTCGCACTTGGGCCACGCCCGCTGCTACGTGGCGTGGGATACGGTGCGACGCTACCTGCTGTGGCGGGGCTACGCCGTCCACTATGTGCAAAACTTTACTGACATTGACGACAAAATCCTCAACCGCGCCAAGTCAGAAGAGTCTTCTATGCAGACGGTGGCGGAGCGCTATACCCAAGCGTATTTGGAAGATATTGCTCGTTTGAACGTGGTGGAGGCCGACGAATATACCTACGCTACCCAAACCCTGGACGGCATTCAGCGGCTGATTGGTGAGCTAGAGCAGAAGGGCTTCGCCTATCCCGCCAACGGTGATGTGTATTACTCAGTGCGCAAATTTGAGGGCTACGGCAAGCTCTCGGGTCGCAATCTCGATGATATGCAGGCCGGAGCTAGCGGTCGGGTAACGGGGGAAGATGTCATCAAGCAAGACCCCTTCGACTTTGCCCTGTGGAAGGGTGCTAAAGAAGGTGAACCTTTTTGGGAGTCGCCTTGGGGGCCGGGACGACCGGGCTGGCACATCGAGTGCTCGGCAATGATTCGCGATCGCCTCGGCGACACCATCGACATCCACGTGGGCGGCAGCGACCTGGTGTTTCCCCACCACGAGAACGAGATCGCTCAGTCGGAGGCAGCCACCGGCCATCCCCTGTCGCGCTACTGGATGCACAACGGGATGGTGAACGTGGGCGGTGAGAAGATGTCAAAATCTCTCGGCAACTTCACCACCATTCGAGATTTGCTGGATGCGCCTAATGCCCCAGACCCTATGGCAGTGCGGCTGTTTTTGCTCCAGGGCAGCTACCGCAAGCCGGTGGATTTTACTGATGAGGCGATCGCTGCCGCCCAAACCAGCTGGGGCACGCTCGTGGACGGGCTGCTGTTTGGCTATCAGTATGGGGCCAAACTTGGCTGGGTCGATGTTGAGGACTCCGCCTTTGGTGACCCAGCAGCCATGCGCATTGACCGGGAGAGTGATCCGGTACAAACCTTCCAAGCCGCGATGGACGATGACTTCAACACCGCTGGGGGACTGGCGGTGCTGTTTGACCTGGCCAAAGACCTGCGCCGCGCAGGGAATCTGATCACCCACACGGGCGAAGCCGACACTCCTAGCGATGTTCTTCGTCAGCAGTGGCAAACCCTGGTGTGCCTAGCTCAGGTGCTGGGGTTAGAAGCTCGGCCTGAGGTTGAGGTATCCACCGAAGGCGGGCTGTCGGATACCGAGGTTGAGGCGCTGCTGACCCAGCGGCGCGAGGCCAGGGCGGCGAAAGACTTTGCCGAGGGCGATCGCATCCGCGACCTACTCCAGGCCGAGGGCATTACTTTGATCGATAAGCCCGGCGGCGTCACCGAGTGGCATCGCTAG
- a CDS encoding pentapeptide repeat-containing protein, with product MVSRSSLCRIVVATLMVLTLCLSWVGPAQATSYDRQNLRKTDWSNQDLRDNNYTRADMADADMSHANLRGVRLFDTTLARANMEGADMTGATLDGARFFQANLTNVILEGAYAFGTDFREAIIDGADFTDVLLDPKVNKMLCDVAKGTNPVTKRNTRDTLYCS from the coding sequence ATGGTTAGTCGATCCAGCCTGTGTCGGATAGTTGTAGCCACGCTGATGGTGCTAACCCTTTGTCTCAGCTGGGTGGGCCCGGCCCAAGCCACCAGCTACGATCGCCAAAACCTGAGAAAGACCGACTGGTCTAACCAAGACCTGCGCGACAACAACTACACCCGCGCCGACATGGCCGACGCCGACATGAGCCACGCCAACCTGCGCGGGGTTCGCCTGTTTGACACCACCTTGGCCCGCGCCAACATGGAAGGAGCCGATATGACCGGAGCCACCCTAGATGGGGCCCGTTTCTTTCAGGCGAACCTCACCAACGTCATTCTGGAAGGGGCCTACGCCTTTGGCACCGACTTTCGCGAAGCCATTATTGATGGAGCCGACTTTACCGATGTGCTCCTCGACCCCAAGGTCAACAAAATGCTATGCGATGTGGCCAAGGGCACTAATCCAGTCACGAAACGCAACACCCGCGATACTCTCTACTGCTCATAG